Proteins encoded in a region of the Cryptomeria japonica unplaced genomic scaffold, Sugi_1.0 HiC_scaffold_389, whole genome shotgun sequence genome:
- the LOC131871280 gene encoding 18.1 kDa class I heat shock protein-like, protein MSDIHRDFVNYNEMTRSDFANYYEMNRSDLANSYAKIVDPRYKMPDSFVSWKETTTFPPVDWNETADTHVFKADLAGEDKAAVKLGVVDGRILEISGERSIEGGKNYLRCERFKGRFLRRFTLPENAKVDEVKAGMENGVLTVTVPKQPDTQALFRDIEIC, encoded by the exons ATGTCTGATATCCACAGAGACTTCGTGAATTATAACGAAATGACCCGCAGCGACTTCGCGAATTATTACGAAATGAACCGCAGCGACTTGGCTAATAGTTACGCCAAAATCGTTGACCCTCGTTACAAAATGCCTGATAGTTTCGTGTCTTGGAAAGAAACTACAACATTTCCACCTGTAGATTGGAATGAAACTGCGGATACTCATGTCTTTAAGGCCGACCTTGCCG GAGAGGATAAAGCAGCGGTTAAATTAGGAGTGGTAGACGGTCGGATTCTGGAAATAAGCGGAGAACGCAGCATAGAAGGGGGCAAGAATTATCTCCGTTGTGAACGGTTCAAAGGGAGGTTCCTGAGGCGTTTCACACTACCTGAGAATGCGAAGGTGGATGAGGTTAAAGCTGGCATGGAAAATGGAGTGCTCACTGTCACAGTGCCCAAGCAGCCTGATACTCAGGCTCTGTTCAGAGACATTGAAATCTGCTAA